One part of the Ursus arctos isolate Adak ecotype North America unplaced genomic scaffold, UrsArc2.0 scaffold_14, whole genome shotgun sequence genome encodes these proteins:
- the TMEM95 gene encoding sperm-egg fusion protein TMEM95, with amino-acid sequence MWVLALGGVFLATAQGCVLCHLPARDLSGRLAQLCSRVEVLWKNCGASWSFPAFALDEASMNKVTEKTHRVLRVMEIKGSPSSLRLYWHWLQHTKLPAYTREALCAPACRGSTILYNCSTCQEFKVRCWPRKRCLPGSHDLREARILLLSVLVAALLLGVMSLVVE; translated from the exons ATGTGGGTGCTGGCATTGGGTGGGGTTTTCCTGGCAACTGCCCAGGGCTGTGTCCTCTGCCACCTCCCAGCCCGTGACTTGTCGGGCCGCCTGGCTCAACTCTGCAGCCGAGTGGAGGTTCTGTGGAAGAACTGTGGGGCCTCCTGGAGCTTCCCCGCCTTTGCCTTGG ATGAGGCGTCCATGAACAAAGTCACAGAGAAGACTCACAGAGTCCTGAGGGTCATGG AGATCAAAgggtctccttcctccctccgttTATATTGGCATTGGCTGCAACACACCAAGCTCCCCGCGTACACCAGGGAAG CTCTCTGCGCTCCCGCCTGCC GGGGCAGCACCATCCTGTATAACTGCTCCACCTGCCAGGAGTTCAAGGTGCGCTGCTGGCCCCGAAAGCGCTGCCTCCCAG GAAGTCACGATCTTCGCGAAGCCAGGATTCTGCTCCTCTCGGTCTTAGTAGCTGCCCTGCTGCTGGGTGTTATGAGCCTCGTGGTGGAGTGA